One window of the Candidatus Jettenia sp. genome contains the following:
- the fdhF gene encoding formate dehydrogenase subunit alpha, which yields MVSLFIDGKRVDAEPSQTILQAAQKMGIHIPTLCHDPRLAPTGACRMCVVEVEGARPLVASCATPVSQNMKISTRSESVMRARKLNLELIWSHHPNDCLTCDKTGECQLQKLMYEYEVKTSRFVDCNPPPRPDDSNPAIYRDMNKCILCGKCVRICDEVQDQHTWAFSNRGMQTSIATAFEKPLKDSSCVFCGHCVSVCPVGALMDKPAMKKGRPWETKKVRSVCCYCGVGCSLVLHVKQGEIIKVTADMQSPPNYGSLCVKGRYGFEFYKNHDRLRSPLIRDHIDQPFREATWEEAINLIAKKFMEMKQHYGPDAFGCLSSSRGTNEENYLAQKFTRAVMGTNNMDNCARVCHAPSVTGLRAALGSGAATNSLADIEGAEVLIVSGSNTTEAHPVAALKIKKAVRQNGAKLIVIDPREIELVQYATVWLRLKPGTNVAILNGLLHVILKEGLENKEFIQQRTENIDMLRQVVAQYTPERVEEITGVPKDDIIKAARIYAGTKKGMIVYGLGMTEHKAGSHGVMSLANLALITGNIGRPNTGINPLRGQNNVQGSCDMGALPDVYPCYQKVDDPVAHKKFSEAWGCQLPTKPGLKEPQMYREALAGKLKAMYIIGYDPAATQANIHHVVSAMKKLELLVVQEIFMTETAKLAHVILPASCFFEKDGTFTNAERRIRRLNQAIPPPKETRHDWEIICSIANAMGYPMYYNHPGEIMEEIASLTPEFAGIDYGRLEGDGLVWPVWNERHPGTPILHKDTFTRGKGRLNDLLYTPSEELPDNDYPLYLTTGRRLYHYNNGSMSLRNPEIRSISSEEFVEIHPHDAGLLGIKTGDNVRVTSRRGSLEVKACVTTKSRPGSVFLSFHFPETPTNVLTGPGEDLLALTPEYKVCAVKVESVS from the coding sequence ATGGTATCTTTATTCATTGATGGAAAGAGGGTAGATGCGGAACCTTCTCAAACAATTCTACAAGCAGCTCAAAAAATGGGGATTCATATCCCTACTTTGTGTCATGATCCGCGTTTAGCCCCTACCGGGGCTTGCCGCATGTGTGTGGTAGAGGTAGAGGGCGCACGGCCTCTGGTAGCATCGTGTGCAACTCCTGTATCCCAAAACATGAAGATCTCTACCCGCAGTGAATCAGTCATGCGTGCACGTAAGCTTAATTTAGAACTTATCTGGTCTCACCACCCCAATGATTGTCTCACCTGTGATAAAACAGGAGAATGCCAGCTTCAGAAACTCATGTATGAATATGAGGTAAAGACCTCAAGGTTTGTAGATTGTAATCCACCACCCAGACCGGATGATTCAAATCCGGCAATTTACCGGGATATGAATAAATGTATCCTCTGTGGAAAATGCGTTAGGATTTGCGATGAGGTACAGGACCAGCATACCTGGGCATTCTCAAACCGTGGAATGCAGACCTCAATTGCAACTGCTTTTGAGAAACCGCTAAAAGACTCTAGCTGCGTATTTTGCGGGCACTGTGTTTCCGTCTGTCCGGTTGGTGCCCTTATGGATAAACCCGCTATGAAAAAAGGCCGTCCCTGGGAGACCAAAAAGGTTCGTTCGGTTTGTTGTTACTGCGGCGTAGGATGTAGTCTTGTGCTTCATGTAAAACAGGGGGAAATTATTAAGGTAACGGCAGACATGCAGTCCCCGCCTAATTACGGAAGCCTGTGTGTTAAAGGACGCTATGGATTCGAATTCTATAAAAATCATGATCGCCTAAGATCCCCGCTGATCCGTGATCATATTGACCAACCCTTTCGGGAAGCAACCTGGGAGGAGGCAATAAATCTGATAGCAAAAAAGTTCATGGAAATGAAACAGCACTATGGTCCTGATGCCTTTGGATGTCTCAGTTCCTCCCGGGGTACGAACGAAGAAAATTATTTAGCCCAGAAATTTACCCGTGCCGTAATGGGAACGAATAACATGGATAATTGTGCCCGTGTATGTCATGCACCTTCTGTTACTGGACTCAGGGCTGCGCTGGGAAGCGGAGCAGCTACCAATTCTCTGGCAGATATTGAAGGTGCGGAAGTACTGATTGTAAGCGGTTCAAATACCACAGAAGCACATCCGGTGGCAGCCTTAAAGATTAAAAAGGCGGTACGGCAGAACGGAGCCAAATTGATTGTAATCGACCCACGTGAAATAGAACTCGTCCAATACGCAACGGTATGGCTACGTTTGAAACCGGGCACTAATGTGGCCATTCTTAATGGTCTGCTCCATGTCATTTTAAAAGAAGGATTAGAGAACAAAGAGTTTATTCAGCAGCGTACAGAAAATATCGATATGCTGAGACAAGTAGTTGCACAGTATACACCTGAGAGAGTAGAAGAAATTACGGGGGTTCCTAAGGATGATATTATTAAGGCTGCCAGGATCTATGCGGGCACAAAGAAGGGTATGATTGTTTATGGATTAGGAATGACCGAGCATAAGGCCGGATCCCATGGTGTTATGTCTCTTGCAAATTTAGCACTGATTACCGGCAATATTGGTCGGCCCAATACAGGCATCAATCCTCTCCGCGGACAAAACAACGTTCAGGGATCTTGTGATATGGGTGCCTTGCCAGATGTTTATCCCTGCTATCAAAAAGTAGATGATCCTGTTGCTCATAAAAAGTTTTCTGAAGCGTGGGGTTGCCAGCTTCCTACAAAACCAGGTTTGAAGGAACCTCAAATGTACAGAGAAGCCCTGGCTGGAAAGTTAAAGGCAATGTATATCATTGGATATGATCCTGCGGCAACACAGGCAAATATACATCATGTAGTTTCCGCCATGAAAAAGCTTGAATTACTTGTGGTACAAGAGATCTTCATGACAGAGACTGCCAAATTAGCCCATGTAATCCTTCCTGCTAGTTGTTTTTTTGAGAAGGACGGCACTTTCACCAATGCAGAGAGAAGGATTAGACGATTAAACCAGGCCATACCACCACCAAAAGAGACGAGGCATGATTGGGAGATTATATGCTCAATTGCCAACGCTATGGGATATCCGATGTATTATAATCATCCAGGCGAAATTATGGAGGAAATTGCGAGTCTTACTCCAGAGTTTGCAGGGATTGATTACGGACGACTCGAGGGAGATGGATTGGTATGGCCCGTATGGAACGAGAGACATCCTGGTACGCCCATTTTGCATAAAGATACCTTTACGAGGGGAAAGGGAAGGCTCAATGACCTCTTGTATACCCCGTCAGAAGAGTTACCCGATAATGACTATCCTTTGTATTTAACAACAGGCCGTCGTCTCTATCATTATAATAACGGTTCGATGTCACTTCGGAATCCAGAGATTCGTTCGATTAGTTCCGAAGAATTTGTAGAGATACATCCGCATGATGCCGGGCTGCTTGGTATAAAAACAGGGGATAACGTGAGAGTAACATCAAGACGGGGTTCGCTGGAAGTGAAAGCATGTGTTACAACAAAATCCAGACCGGGGAGCGTATTCCTATCCTTTCATTTTCCAGAAACTCCAACAAATGTTTTGACGGGTCCCGGGGAGGATCTATTGGCGCTTACTCCTGAATATAAGGTGTGTGCTGTAAAGGTGGAGTCAGTTTCATAA
- a CDS encoding corrinoid protein, whose protein sequence is MQREKSDILYTLAQAVIDMDIDRAKEAAAEVIRCKVDPYTAIMDGLAKGMDKVNELFENEEYFVPEILLCADAMYAGIEVLKPYLPKETAWSKKKAVIGVVKGDTHDIGKNLVKIMLDNAGFEMHDLGRNVPYAKFVDTAGELQADLVCLSTLMTTTMDGMQVVIEDLKKAGIASKVMVGGGPISQGFARNIGADGYAKNAAEAVKVANDIVQRIPFSPLILKTPELVSVKRGQGGTR, encoded by the coding sequence ATGCAAAGGGAAAAATCAGATATTTTATATACCTTAGCTCAGGCGGTAATTGATATGGACATAGACCGCGCCAAGGAAGCAGCTGCTGAGGTGATACGATGCAAAGTCGATCCTTATACGGCAATAATGGATGGGCTTGCAAAAGGAATGGATAAGGTCAATGAGTTATTCGAAAATGAGGAATATTTTGTTCCGGAGATACTCCTCTGTGCCGATGCCATGTATGCAGGGATTGAGGTACTCAAACCTTATTTGCCAAAGGAAACTGCATGGAGTAAGAAAAAGGCTGTAATTGGTGTTGTTAAAGGTGATACCCACGATATTGGGAAGAATCTGGTTAAGATAATGCTGGATAATGCCGGATTCGAGATGCATGATTTAGGCAGGAATGTACCATATGCAAAGTTTGTTGATACAGCCGGAGAGTTACAGGCAGACCTTGTTTGCCTTTCTACTCTTATGACTACAACTATGGATGGTATGCAGGTGGTTATTGAAGACCTTAAGAAGGCTGGTATAGCCTCTAAGGTTATGGTTGGTGGTGGACCAATATCTCAAGGGTTTGCAAGAAATATAGGTGCAGATGGGTATGCAAAGAATGCTGCCGAGGCGGTTAAGGTTGCCAATGATATAGTGCAGCGTATTCCTTTCAGTCCTCTCATACTTAAAACACCAGAGCTTGTAAGTGTTAAACGAGGGCAGGGAGGGACGCGATGA
- a CDS encoding uroporphyrinogen decarboxylase family protein: MNSRDEMKPKERLLAAIQGKEIDRLLVSPLILNFASRSLNLKVSDFCTNGKNMGDANIACFKKYRHDIVYIFSTTSTLAEAMGTRMYFPEDDAPQVETPFIQVREDLKKLRPVDPEKDGRIPVYLEAVKRCVDAIGNDVFIVPVIGAPFTTSAALRGTERFIKELYTDPELIHTLMKVATQSVKNLIDAYVKVGGVPVTVEPIATGSMISEKHFREFVLPYLKEVYSHIHSYKLPGVLHICGKTKRVIQCMAESGADILSIDNINLLEAKELVGEQVCLMGNLSPADGMLKGNPEIITAMVKDCVAKAADNPKGYVVATGCEVPIKTPHENMIAFLEAGRRFARLPINLN; encoded by the coding sequence ATGAATTCTCGGGATGAAATGAAACCTAAGGAGAGATTACTGGCAGCTATACAGGGAAAGGAGATTGACAGGCTTTTGGTAAGCCCCCTGATCCTCAATTTTGCATCAAGGAGCTTAAATCTGAAAGTCAGTGATTTCTGTACGAACGGTAAAAATATGGGGGATGCGAATATTGCATGTTTTAAAAAATACCGGCATGATATTGTCTATATCTTTTCTACCACTTCTACACTGGCAGAAGCTATGGGTACCAGGATGTATTTTCCAGAAGATGACGCACCACAGGTAGAAACTCCGTTTATACAAGTAAGGGAAGATCTGAAAAAGCTTAGACCTGTGGACCCGGAGAAGGACGGCAGAATCCCTGTATACCTGGAAGCAGTAAAACGATGTGTGGATGCTATCGGGAATGATGTTTTTATCGTACCCGTTATTGGTGCGCCATTTACAACCTCGGCAGCTTTACGAGGAACAGAGAGATTTATCAAAGAACTCTATACAGACCCTGAATTGATACATACCCTGATGAAGGTTGCCACTCAATCGGTCAAAAACCTTATCGATGCTTATGTAAAAGTCGGCGGTGTACCAGTTACTGTTGAGCCTATAGCTACCGGCTCGATGATAAGCGAAAAACATTTTAGAGAATTTGTCTTGCCCTATCTTAAAGAGGTGTATTCACATATCCATTCTTACAAACTTCCGGGTGTACTCCATATCTGTGGAAAGACAAAAAGGGTAATACAATGCATGGCTGAAAGCGGAGCAGACATCCTGAGTATTGATAATATCAATCTTTTAGAAGCTAAGGAATTAGTAGGAGAGCAGGTTTGTTTAATGGGAAACTTAAGTCCTGCTGATGGCATGCTGAAGGGAAATCCGGAGATCATAACTGCTATGGTTAAGGATTGCGTAGCAAAGGCAGCGGATAATCCGAAGGGATATGTGGTGGCTACAGGATGCGAGGTTCCCATAAAAACACCCCATGAGAATATGATTGCATTTCTCGAGGCAGGAAGAAGGTTTGCTCGACTTCCAATTAACTTGAATTAG